ataatactaataataagtgtgtgtctgtgtgtgatcataaagcaaaaaacaacaacaaagcaaaaaaactaaCACAAAGATCCATAAGATTAAACACTGATATTCCTGTACATGAGGGGaacatgcaaaaataataccaataataataattatgactattattattattattattattattggtagtagttgtagtataaAGTTGAtacagaacaaaaatataaacacaaatatgtAACATGCGCACTGTAATGATTAAACGGATGATTATGTATGCATTCATTAAACACAATTTACTTAAGGCTGCAGTATATGCAAATTATATAtcagaaaataatgtaaatagcCTCACCTCTGAAGCAGGATCAGTATcttttataatgttattttccttTGGAACGTGTTGCATTGTCTCTCTAGAACTGGCATCCACAAGCAAAATGTTCTGGCTGCTAGGTCTGACGTACCGCACATCACTCTTTCTGGAGTCTGTGGTCATGCACACCTCATAGTTATAGACGTGCTGTAGAGTTCCTGTAGCGCCAACGTCTGCGTAACGGGGCGGATAATACGCGTTGGGAATAACAGGGAGATTCCCATTGGATTTATAGAACAGACGAGACTGTCTCCATCTGTAGACCTTCACTGACACCAACACTATGACAGACACAATAAAGAGAAAGGACACCACAGCCAGAGACAAAACTAAATAGAAAGTCAGGCTGTCATTGTAGTCCTTGTCGTGCGTAAAGTCGCTGAACTCCGAGAGCACTTCTGGGAAGCTGTCCGCCACCGCCACGTTCACATTGACTGTAGCTGAGCGAGAGGGCTGCCCATTGTCCTCCACCACCACAACCAGCCTTTGTTTCACAGCATCTTTATCAGACACCTGCCGTGAAGTGCGGATCTCTCCATTCTGTGAGCCGACTTCAAACAGCGCCCTGTCTGTGGCTTTGAGCAGTTTATATGAGAGCCAGGCATTCTGTCCAGAGTCCGCATCCACAGCCATCACTTTAGTGACGAGATAGCCAACATCTGCTGAACGAGCCACCATTTCAGACACCAGAGAGACCCCGCTCTGCACTGGATAGAGGATCTGAGGGGAATTGTCGTTCTGGTCCTGAATGGATACAGTTACAGTCACGCTGGTGCTCAAAGGTGGAGAACCTCCATCACGAGCAATAACCTCAAAGTGGAAGCGTCTCATTTGCTCATAATCAAAGGAACGCACAGCGTAAACAACCCCCGTGTCAGAGTTAATAGAGACGAGTGAAGCTGTAAAAGGTCCATTGATCGAGCTGTCCTCTAGAAAATACGACACACGAGCATTGTGATTCCAGTCTGAATCTCTGGCTTTGAGAGATAAGACAGACCGCCCCGGGGTGTTGTTTTCCATTATTTGAGCAGTGTACGAGCTCTTTTCAAAAACAGGTACATTATCGTTAACATCAGTCACGTTCAGCATAACTATTCGTCTACTGGAAAGTCTGGGAGAGCCTTCATCTGTGGCAGTGATTGTAATATTGTACGTAGAAGTTATTTCTCTGTCTAATGCCGAATCAGTCACTAAAGTGTAATACTTCGATAAGGAAGACGTTATTTTAAAGGGGACATTCTGACTGATGACACAGTAAACCTGACCGTTTTTCCCTGAATCAGCATCTTCCACATTAATAACCGCTACAGTAGTTCCAACTACAGCGTCTTCAGACACAGTACCGGAAAACGACATGATGTCTATCCCAGGAATGTTATCATTTATGTCCTGGACATCAATAATGACTTTACTTGAGTCAATGAGCCCCCCCTCATCCTTTACTTGCACATTTATctcaaattgttttgttttttcaaaatctAAAGGCCCTGCAATGGTGATTTCTCCTGTGCTCTGGTCTAATTCAAAGAGATCAAATGCGTTGTCTGTGATCCGAGAGAAGGAATAAGTCAAACGCGAATTTGACCCTTTATCTCCGTCGGTTGCAGTAACCGTGATCACTAATGTTCCCTTTGACGCATTCTCCAAAACAGTAGCTTTATAGACTGCTTGGCTGAAAACAGGGGCGTTATCATTTGCATCGAGAACGACAATGCCGATTTTTAAAGTGCCAGACCTCTGCGGATTCCCACCGTCTGCAGCGGTTA
This is a stretch of genomic DNA from Amia ocellicauda isolate fAmiCal2 chromosome 11, fAmiCal2.hap1, whole genome shotgun sequence. It encodes these proteins:
- the LOC136763037 gene encoding protocadherin gamma-A11 isoform X16, whose translation is MRLRMGCWWEKWQVNFVILCLFAAGSVGGQIRYSIPEEMVKGSFVGNIVQDLGLDHKRLVAGKARIVSRSNNQYIDLNVEKGILVVRDTIDRESLCGQISLCTLSFEIILENPIELYSVAVDILDINDNAPTFPVAQMQLEISESSLPGTRFLLESADDPDVGVNTVQSYTLKPTDNFQLKLHSRADGSKYVEMVLQTALDREKQEELTLLLTAADGGNPQRSGTLKIGIVVLDANDNAPVFSQAVYKATVLENASKGTLVITVTATDGDKGSNSRLTYSFSRITDNAFDLFELDQSTGEITIAGPLDFEKTKQFEINVQVKDEGGLIDSSKVIIDVQDINDNIPGIDIMSFSGTVSEDAVVGTTVAVINVEDADSGKNGQVYCVISQNVPFKITSSLSKYYTLVTDSALDREITSTYNITITATDEGSPRLSSRRIVMLNVTDVNDNVPVFEKSSYTAQIMENNTPGRSVLSLKARDSDWNHNARVSYFLEDSSINGPFTASLVSINSDTGVVYAVRSFDYEQMRRFHFEVIARDGGSPPLSTSVTVTVSIQDQNDNSPQILYPVQSGVSLVSEMVARSADVGYLVTKVMAVDADSGQNAWLSYKLLKATDRALFEVGSQNGEIRTSRQVSDKDAVKQRLVVVVEDNGQPSRSATVNVNVAVADSFPEVLSEFSDFTHDKDYNDSLTFYLVLSLAVVSFLFIVSVIVLVSVKVYRWRQSRLFYKSNGNLPVIPNAYYPPRYADVGATGTLQHVYNYEVCMTTDSRKSDVRYVRPSSQNILLVDASSRETMQHVPKENNIIKDTDPASEQKPANTDWRFSQGQRPGPSGAPQRPEEAGPWPNPPTEAEQLQALMAAANEVSEATNTLGGSSTLGPGTMGLSTRYSPQFTLQHVPDYRQNIYIPGSTATLTGNNGQGQGPPQGQPQALPQPQPQQQPPQQPPAEAPKPAQTPANKKKSAKKDKK